A region of Dermochelys coriacea isolate rDerCor1 chromosome 1, rDerCor1.pri.v4, whole genome shotgun sequence DNA encodes the following proteins:
- the RFC3 gene encoding replication factor C subunit 3 — protein MSLWADKYRPCALGRVDYHREQAAQLRNLVQCGDFPHLLVYGPSGAGKKTRIMCLLRELYGAGVEKLRIEHQSITTPSKKKIEISTIASNYHLEVNPSDAGNSDRVVIQELLKTVAQSQQLETSTQRDFKVVLLTEVDKLTKDAQHALRRTMEKYMATCRLILCCNSVSKIIAPIQSRCLAVRVPAPSIEDICHVLSSVCKKEGLTLPQDLARRLAEKSGRNLRKALLMCEACRVQQYPFTSDQDIPETDWEVYLRETANAIVSQQTPQRLLEVRGRLYELLTHCIPPEIIMKGLLSELLNNCDGQLKGEVAQMAAFYEHRLQLGSKVIYHLEAFVAKFMALYKKFMEDGLEDMMF, from the exons ATGAGTCTCTGGGCGGACAAGTACCGGCCCTGCGCCCTCGGCAGGGTGGATTATCACCGCGAACAGGCGGCCCAGCTCCGCAACCTG GTTCAGTGTGGTGACTTCCCTCATCTGTTAGTGTATGGACCATCTGGAGCTGGAAAAAAGACCAGGATAATGTGTTTGTTAAGGGAGCTGTATGGTGCAGGAGTGGAGAAATTGAGAATTGAACATCAGAGCATAACA ACACCCtctaaaaagaaaattgaaattaGCACCATTGCAAGCAATTATCATCTTGAAGTTAACCCAAG TGATGCAGGAAACAGTGACCGTGTGGTAATTCAGGAGTTATTGAAGACAGTAGCACAATCCCAGCAACTTGAGACAAGTACTCAAAGAGATTTTAAAG tggtgctgctgaCAGAAGTTGATAAACTTACTAAAGATGCTCAGCATGCGTTGCGAAGAACCATGGAGAAGTATATGGCCACCTGCAGATTGATCTTGTGTTGCAATTCCGTTTCAAAAATCATTGCACCTATTCAAAGCAGATGTCTGGCAGTGCGAGTGCCTGCTCCCAGTATTGAAGAT ATCTGTCATGTGTTGTCCAGTGTGTGCAAGAAGGAGGGGCTGACTCTTCCTCAGGATCTGGCTCGGAGGCTAGCAGAAAAGTCTGGTAGGAATCTTCGGAAGGCACTGCTTATGTGTGAGGCTTGCAGAGTCCAGCA GTATCCTTTCACTTCAGATCAGGACATCCCTGAGACAGACTGGGAGGTATATCTGAGAGAGACTGCAAATGCTATTGTCAGTCAGCAGACTCCCCAGAG GTTACTTGAAGTTCGTGGACGGCTTTATGAACTCTTAACCCACTGCATTCCTCCTGAGATAATAATGAAG GGCCTTTTGTCGGAACTTCTAAATAATTGTGATGGGCAACTAAAAGGAGAGGTTGCGCAGATGGCAGCCTTCTATGAGCACCGACTGCAACTGGGCAGCAAAGTCATTTATCATCTGGAAGCATTTGTGGCAAAGTTTATGGCACTTTATAAGAAGTTTATGGAGGATGGACTAGAAGACATGATGTTCTAA